The following are from one region of the Hyphomicrobium album genome:
- a CDS encoding cobyrinate a,c-diamide synthase, which translates to MSANPRGLIIAAPASGSGKTTVTLGLLRALRRRGIAVQPYKCGPDYIDTAFHSAAAGRPSFNLDTWAMRPELIAQHARGAAAGAEICIAEGVMGLYDGAGAPGICGSGSTADLAALTGWPVVLVLDVGAQAETAAAIALGLTTYRRDIAFAGVVLNMVGTPGHAAMISAPMARIGLPVLGTVQRRPDMTMPERHLGLVTAGETAALESRLDIMAEAVSAGTDLDAVLAAARPLALAPSAATTDLAPPGQRVALAQDRAFCFTYAHILAGWRRAGAEIVPFSPLADEAPAHDCDAVWLPGGYPELHADTLAAAQRFRSGMHDAAQRGVPIHGECGGYMVLGAGLEDGKGVRHAMLGLLGVETSFAAPRMHLGYRRARVIATGAQLVGHEFHFANVLANPDEPLADIRGTDGARVAERGSRRGVVTGSFFHVIDAAA; encoded by the coding sequence ATGTCGGCAAATCCCCGCGGCCTGATCATCGCCGCGCCCGCTTCGGGCTCCGGCAAGACGACGGTGACGCTCGGCCTGCTCAGGGCGCTGCGCCGCCGTGGCATCGCCGTGCAGCCCTACAAATGCGGCCCTGACTATATCGATACGGCCTTCCACAGCGCCGCGGCCGGACGGCCGAGTTTCAACCTCGATACCTGGGCGATGCGGCCGGAGCTCATTGCGCAGCATGCGCGCGGCGCGGCGGCGGGCGCGGAGATCTGCATCGCCGAAGGCGTCATGGGTCTCTACGATGGGGCGGGCGCGCCGGGCATCTGCGGCAGCGGGTCGACGGCGGATCTCGCTGCCCTCACCGGCTGGCCGGTGGTACTGGTGCTCGACGTCGGCGCGCAAGCGGAGACCGCTGCTGCGATCGCGCTAGGGCTTACGACCTATCGGCGGGACATCGCCTTCGCCGGCGTCGTACTCAACATGGTTGGCACCCCCGGACACGCGGCGATGATCTCCGCGCCGATGGCGCGCATTGGGCTGCCGGTACTCGGTACCGTCCAGCGCCGGCCCGACATGACGATGCCGGAGCGGCATCTGGGTCTCGTAACGGCCGGAGAGACGGCAGCGCTGGAAAGCCGGCTCGACATCATGGCGGAGGCGGTTAGCGCCGGGACCGACCTCGACGCGGTGCTCGCCGCCGCGCGGCCGCTGGCGCTTGCCCCTTCCGCCGCAACGACCGACCTGGCACCGCCTGGCCAGCGCGTCGCGCTCGCCCAGGACCGCGCGTTCTGTTTCACCTACGCGCACATCCTCGCCGGCTGGCGGCGGGCGGGCGCCGAGATCGTGCCATTCTCGCCACTCGCCGACGAGGCGCCGGCGCACGATTGCGACGCCGTATGGCTACCGGGCGGCTACCCGGAGCTGCACGCCGACACACTCGCGGCGGCTCAACGCTTTCGCAGCGGAATGCACGACGCCGCGCAGCGCGGCGTGCCGATCCACGGCGAGTGCGGCGGCTACATGGTGCTCGGGGCCGGGCTCGAGGACGGCAAGGGCGTGCGCCACGCGATGCTCGGCCTGCTAGGCGTCGAGACGTCGTTCGCGGCGCCGCGCATGCACCTCGGCTATCGGCGGGCGCGCGTCATCGCGACGGGCGCGCAGCTCGTCGGACACGAGTTCCACTTTGCCAACGTGCTGGCGAACCCCGACGAGCCGTTGGCCGACATCCGCGGTACGGACGGCGCGCGGGTCGCCGAACGCGGCTCGCGGCGCGGGGTCGTGACCGGCAGTTTCTTCCATGTCATCGATGCCGCCGCATGA
- the cobU gene encoding bifunctional adenosylcobinamide kinase/adenosylcobinamide-phosphate guanylyltransferase, producing the protein MPELQLPRLTLVLGGARSGKSRYGEELVGRTAPPWTYVATAEAWDTEMAERIAHHRARRNASWQTLDAPLYLAAAVAGLTRPALVDCLTLWLSNVMLAGRDVDAESEALLAALACAPGPLVVVSNEVGLGIVPDTPLGRAFRDAQGRLNQRVAAAADRVIFMAAGLTLNLK; encoded by the coding sequence ATGCCCGAACTGCAGCTGCCTCGTCTAACCCTCGTGCTCGGCGGCGCACGCTCGGGCAAGAGCCGCTACGGCGAGGAGCTTGTCGGGCGTACGGCCCCGCCCTGGACCTACGTCGCTACGGCCGAGGCGTGGGATACCGAGATGGCCGAGCGCATCGCCCACCACCGCGCGCGGCGCAACGCGAGCTGGCAGACACTCGACGCGCCGCTCTACCTGGCCGCCGCCGTCGCCGGGCTCACCAGGCCGGCGCTCGTCGACTGCCTCACCCTCTGGCTGAGCAATGTCATGCTCGCCGGCCGAGATGTGGATGCCGAGAGCGAAGCCCTGCTGGCGGCGCTGGCCTGCGCGCCGGGCCCGCTGGTCGTGGTATCGAACGAGGTCGGGTTGGGCATCGTGCCGGACACGCCGCTCGGTCGCGCGTTTCGCGACGCGCAGGGCCGGCTCAATCAGCGCGTCGCAGCAGCAGCCGACCGCGTGATCTTCATGGCGGCCGGCCTAACTCTCAACTTGAAGTGA